In a single window of the Drosophila subpulchrella strain 33 F10 #4 breed RU33 chromosome X, RU_Dsub_v1.1 Primary Assembly, whole genome shotgun sequence genome:
- the LOC119557844 gene encoding septin-1 isoform X3 produces MVVGESGLGKSTLVNSLFLTDLYPERIIPDAIEKQKQTVKLEASTVEIEERGVKLRLTVVDTPGFGDAIDNSNSFGAILEYIDEQYERFLRDESGLNRRNIVDNRIHCCFYFISPFGHGLKPLDVEFMKKLHSKVNIVPVIAKADCLTKKEILRLKCRIMQEIESHGIKIYPLPDCDSDEDEDYKEQVKQLKEAVPFAVCGANTLLEVKGKKVRGRLYPWGVVEVENPDHCDFIKLRTMLITHMQDLQEVTQEVHYENYRSDRLAKGIKGKENGVKSERDRDSTSQVVANSVLGEKDRILQEKEAELRRMQEMLAQMQARMQAQQ; encoded by the exons ATGGTGGTTGGCGAATCAGGGCTGGGCAAGTCCACACTGGTCAACAGTCTCTTCCTCACGGATCTCTACCCCGAGCGCATCATTCCGGATGCTATAG AGAAACAAAAGCAGACGGTTAAGCTGGAAGCATCTACGGTGGAGATCGAGGAACGCGGGGTCAAGCTGCGACTGACGGTGGTGGACACACCCGGATTCGGGGATGCCATTGACAACTCCAATAGCTTTGGTGCAATACTTGAGTACATCGATGAGCAATACGAGCGCTTCCTTCGCGACGAAAGTGGCCTCAACAGACGCAATATTGTGGATAATCGCATTCATTGCTGTTTCTACTTTATATCGCCCTTTGGGCATGG ACTAAAACCCCTTGACGTAGAGTTTATGAAAAAGCTGCACTCAAAGGTTAACATTGTGCCCGTTATCGCCAAGGCCGATTGCCTGACAAAAAAGGAGATCCTGCGCCTAAAGTGCCGCATTATGCAGGAGATCGAGAGCCACGGCATAAAGATCTACCCACTGCCAGACTGTGATTCCGACGAGGATGAGGACTACAAGGAGCAGGTGAAGCAACTGAAGGAAGCTGTGCCTTTCGCCGTCTGCGGCGCCAACACTCTGCTCGAGGTCAAGGGAAAGAAGGTGCGTGGTCGCCTATATCCATGGGGTGTGGTCGAGGTGGAGAATCCGGACCACTGCGACTTTATCAAGCTGCGCACGATGCTGAT TACCCACATGCAGGACCTGCAGGAGGTGACGCAGGAGGTGCACTACGAGAACTACCGCTCCGACCGATTGGCCAAGGGCATCAAGGGAAAGGAGAACGGCGTGAAGTCTGAGCGGGATCGGGATAGCACCTCGCAGGTGGTGGCCAACAGCGTGCTCGGCGAAAAGGACCGCATACTGCAGGAGAAGGAGGCCGAGCTGCGGCGCATGCAGGAGATGCTTGCCCAAATGCAGGCGCGTATGCAGGcccagcaatga
- the LOC119557844 gene encoding septin-1 isoform X2, with protein sequence MADTKGFSSIETPGYVGFANLPNQVHRKSVKKGFEFTLMVVGESGLGKSTLVNSLFLTDLYPERIIPDAIEKQKQTVKLEASTVEIEERGVKLRLTVVDTPGFGDAIDNSNSFGAILEYIDEQYERFLRDESGLNRRNIVDNRIHCCFYFISPFGHGLKPLDVEFMKKLHSKVNIVPVIAKADCLTKKEILRLKCRIMQEIESHGIKIYPLPDCDSDEDEDYKEQVKQLKEAVPFAVCGANTLLEVKGKKVRGRLYPWGVVEVENPDHCDFIKLRTMLITHMQDLQEVTQEVHYENYRSDRLAKGIKGKENGVKSERDRDSTSQVVANSVLGEKDRILQEKEAELRRMQEMLAQMQARMQAQQ encoded by the exons atggCCGATACAAAGGGC TTTTCCAGCATCGAGACCCCCGGCTATGTCGGCTTCGCCAACTTGCCCAACCAGGTTCATCGCAAGTCCGTGAAAAAGGGCTTCGAGTTTACACTGATGGTGGTTGGCGAATCAGGGCTGGGCAAGTCCACACTGGTCAACAGTCTCTTCCTCACGGATCTCTACCCCGAGCGCATCATTCCGGATGCTATAG AGAAACAAAAGCAGACGGTTAAGCTGGAAGCATCTACGGTGGAGATCGAGGAACGCGGGGTCAAGCTGCGACTGACGGTGGTGGACACACCCGGATTCGGGGATGCCATTGACAACTCCAATAGCTTTGGTGCAATACTTGAGTACATCGATGAGCAATACGAGCGCTTCCTTCGCGACGAAAGTGGCCTCAACAGACGCAATATTGTGGATAATCGCATTCATTGCTGTTTCTACTTTATATCGCCCTTTGGGCATGG ACTAAAACCCCTTGACGTAGAGTTTATGAAAAAGCTGCACTCAAAGGTTAACATTGTGCCCGTTATCGCCAAGGCCGATTGCCTGACAAAAAAGGAGATCCTGCGCCTAAAGTGCCGCATTATGCAGGAGATCGAGAGCCACGGCATAAAGATCTACCCACTGCCAGACTGTGATTCCGACGAGGATGAGGACTACAAGGAGCAGGTGAAGCAACTGAAGGAAGCTGTGCCTTTCGCCGTCTGCGGCGCCAACACTCTGCTCGAGGTCAAGGGAAAGAAGGTGCGTGGTCGCCTATATCCATGGGGTGTGGTCGAGGTGGAGAATCCGGACCACTGCGACTTTATCAAGCTGCGCACGATGCTGAT TACCCACATGCAGGACCTGCAGGAGGTGACGCAGGAGGTGCACTACGAGAACTACCGCTCCGACCGATTGGCCAAGGGCATCAAGGGAAAGGAGAACGGCGTGAAGTCTGAGCGGGATCGGGATAGCACCTCGCAGGTGGTGGCCAACAGCGTGCTCGGCGAAAAGGACCGCATACTGCAGGAGAAGGAGGCCGAGCTGCGGCGCATGCAGGAGATGCTTGCCCAAATGCAGGCGCGTATGCAGGcccagcaatga
- the LOC119557844 gene encoding septin-1 isoform X1, which translates to MWFKPKGYLTFDQFSSIETPGYVGFANLPNQVHRKSVKKGFEFTLMVVGESGLGKSTLVNSLFLTDLYPERIIPDAIEKQKQTVKLEASTVEIEERGVKLRLTVVDTPGFGDAIDNSNSFGAILEYIDEQYERFLRDESGLNRRNIVDNRIHCCFYFISPFGHGLKPLDVEFMKKLHSKVNIVPVIAKADCLTKKEILRLKCRIMQEIESHGIKIYPLPDCDSDEDEDYKEQVKQLKEAVPFAVCGANTLLEVKGKKVRGRLYPWGVVEVENPDHCDFIKLRTMLITHMQDLQEVTQEVHYENYRSDRLAKGIKGKENGVKSERDRDSTSQVVANSVLGEKDRILQEKEAELRRMQEMLAQMQARMQAQQ; encoded by the exons ATGTGGTTTAAGCCGAAAGGGTATTTAACCTTCGATCAG TTTTCCAGCATCGAGACCCCCGGCTATGTCGGCTTCGCCAACTTGCCCAACCAGGTTCATCGCAAGTCCGTGAAAAAGGGCTTCGAGTTTACACTGATGGTGGTTGGCGAATCAGGGCTGGGCAAGTCCACACTGGTCAACAGTCTCTTCCTCACGGATCTCTACCCCGAGCGCATCATTCCGGATGCTATAG AGAAACAAAAGCAGACGGTTAAGCTGGAAGCATCTACGGTGGAGATCGAGGAACGCGGGGTCAAGCTGCGACTGACGGTGGTGGACACACCCGGATTCGGGGATGCCATTGACAACTCCAATAGCTTTGGTGCAATACTTGAGTACATCGATGAGCAATACGAGCGCTTCCTTCGCGACGAAAGTGGCCTCAACAGACGCAATATTGTGGATAATCGCATTCATTGCTGTTTCTACTTTATATCGCCCTTTGGGCATGG ACTAAAACCCCTTGACGTAGAGTTTATGAAAAAGCTGCACTCAAAGGTTAACATTGTGCCCGTTATCGCCAAGGCCGATTGCCTGACAAAAAAGGAGATCCTGCGCCTAAAGTGCCGCATTATGCAGGAGATCGAGAGCCACGGCATAAAGATCTACCCACTGCCAGACTGTGATTCCGACGAGGATGAGGACTACAAGGAGCAGGTGAAGCAACTGAAGGAAGCTGTGCCTTTCGCCGTCTGCGGCGCCAACACTCTGCTCGAGGTCAAGGGAAAGAAGGTGCGTGGTCGCCTATATCCATGGGGTGTGGTCGAGGTGGAGAATCCGGACCACTGCGACTTTATCAAGCTGCGCACGATGCTGAT TACCCACATGCAGGACCTGCAGGAGGTGACGCAGGAGGTGCACTACGAGAACTACCGCTCCGACCGATTGGCCAAGGGCATCAAGGGAAAGGAGAACGGCGTGAAGTCTGAGCGGGATCGGGATAGCACCTCGCAGGTGGTGGCCAACAGCGTGCTCGGCGAAAAGGACCGCATACTGCAGGAGAAGGAGGCCGAGCTGCGGCGCATGCAGGAGATGCTTGCCCAAATGCAGGCGCGTATGCAGGcccagcaatga